The following nucleotide sequence is from Fructobacillus americanaquae.
GTACCAAAGTACCGTTATGACTTGATTGCTCCTGCTTTTGGTGCCAGCGACGACCAATACGACTTCATCGAAGTTTCAACTGAAGAAGAATTGATTGCTGCCATGAAGAAGGCCGACAAAGAAACTGACAAGATGGTCATCGTTCAAGCCAACATGGGTATGAAGGATGCACCTGCTCAGTTGATTGAAACTGGTATCCGCTTCGAAGCCCAAAACCATTAATCTTTATTCTCCTCACCATTTCCTTTTCTGCTTACAGCTTATATAAAATCAGCACCCCCTTCGCCTTGGCAAAGGGGGTGCTTTTGAGTGTTAGAGGTACGGGCATCCCAAATTTGAGCCAGTCGCCAGCACTGAAGCAGCAATGCGGGCACAAAAAAACCGTCCAGCAGGTTTTCCTGACTCGCAGCCCCGAAATTGATTGGTTCCAATTGCGGCGTTGTTCGTCTCTTCCTGCCAAACGGCTGATTATTTTTTAATTAGTGGCAAAGAAGTGGTCCCGTTCTTTTTCAACATTCTTCTTGACGGTATCACTATACCAGAACGGCACGATCACCCGACCAACAACGTGTTCCTTGGAAACAAAGCCAAAGTAACGACTATCGTTGGAAACAGAACGATGATCACCAAGAACAAAGTAAGCCCCCTTGGGAACGACTGTCTTTCCCTGGTCTGATTGCTTCCACATTCCCGTTGAAGAAAGCGTACCCAACGACCATGTCGAACCGAAGCTAGCTTCGGTTCCACTCTGCTGTTCATCGGACGAGATAAAGGACTCGTTGACCTTTTTATTGTTGACGTACAAGTCGCCATC
It contains:
- the lepB gene encoding signal peptidase I, which gives rise to MKKFLSFLWNWIAPIAFGIAVYLAVTTFLVNVVTINGDSMAPNLLDEQKVLVTKTHEAKRGDVIVFDARKEDPRIQAGNKDYVKRVIGLPGDTVEYRDGDLYVNNKKVNESFISSDEQQSGTEASFGSTWSLGTLSSTGMWKQSDQGKTVVPKGAYFVLGDHRSVSNDSRYFGFVSKEHVVGRVIVPFWYSDTVKKNVEKERDHFFATN